The following are from one region of the Salvia hispanica cultivar TCC Black 2014 chromosome 1, UniMelb_Shisp_WGS_1.0, whole genome shotgun sequence genome:
- the LOC125202642 gene encoding subtilisin-like protease SBT1.6: MLLHLLQLLLLISSLAKSSADNHETAKTYIIRVDTSSKPSIFPTHLHWYTAEFTDPSAILHTYDTVFHGFSAVLTPSALAAIRRHPSVLTAFEDRRRHLHTTRSPQFLGLHNQRGLWSESDYGSDVIIGVFDTGIWPERRSFSDRNLGPVPRRWRGTCHTGVKFSASNCNRKIIGARFFVKGHEAAVRIGDVAVSGINETIEFKSPRDADGHGTHTASTAAGRYVYRASLEGYAAGIAKGVAPKARLAIYKVCWKDAGCFDSDILAAFDAAANDGVDVISISIGGSDGISSPYYLDPIAIGSYGAVSRGIFVSSSAGNDGPNGMSVTNLAPWLTTVGAGTIDRNFPADVILKDGRNFSGVSLYAGKPLKGKMYHLIYPGKFGLISASLCLENSLDPNHIRGKIVICDRGSSPRVAKGLVVKKAGGVGMILANGASSGEGLVGDAHLIPTCAVGFSDGVRIKAYLASNPKAKATIKFRGTVVGTKPAPVVASFSGRGPNGQNPEILKPDLIAPGVNILAAWTDAVGPTGLDSDNRKAEFNILSGTSMACPHVSGAAALLKSAHPDWSPAVIRSAMMTTASVVDNSMNPMINEESKKAANPYDYGAGHLNLDLAMDPGLVYDLSNDDYVSFLCAIQYGAKTIEVITRSRVNCPMRKPLPENLNYPSIAAVFAKGGRSTSQMFFRMVTNVGEANAVYRVRVDPPKGVEVSVRPRKLVFSEINTRLGYYVNVTVDGKNLAVGDSGVVFGSLIWADGKRMVRSPILVTQADPF; this comes from the coding sequence AtgcttcttcatcttctccaactcctACTGTTAATATCCTCACTCGCTAAATCCTCAGCTGATAATCATGAAACAGCCAAAACCTACATAATCAGAGTAGACACTTCATCAAAACCCTCAATTTTCCCTACTCATCTCCATTGGTACACCGCCGAATTCACCGACCCCTCCGCCATCCTACACACATACGACACCGTTTTCCACGGCTTCTCCGCCGTCCTCACTCCATCCGCGCTCGCTGCCATCCGTCGCCACCCCTCCGTCCTCACCGCCTTCGAAGaccgccgccgccacctcCACACCACTCGCTCCCCTCAATTCCTCGGCCTGCACAACCAGCGCGGCCTTTGGTCGGAATCCGACTACGGCTCCGACGTCATAATCGGAGTTTTCGACACCGGAATTTGGCCGGAGCGGCGCAGCTTCTCCGACCGAAATCTCGGTCCTGTGCCGAGGCGCTGGAGAGGAACTTGCCACACAGGCGTGAAATTCAGCGCGAGTAACTGCAACAGAAAAATCATCGGAGCTAGGTTTTTCGTCAAAGGTCATGAGGCGGCGGTGCGAATCGGCGACGTTGCGGTCTCCGGCATTAATGAGACGATCGAGTTTAAGTCGCCGAGAGACGCCGATGGACATGGCACGCACACAGCTTCCACCGCTGCGGGGAGATATGTTTACAGAGCTAGCTTGGAGGGGTACGCCGCCGGCATAGCGAAAGGCGTCGCGCCGAAAGCTCGATTGGCGATATACAAAGTGTGCTGGAAGGATGCAGGCTGCTTCGATTCCGATATATTAGCTGCGTTCGACGCCGCCGCCAACGACGGAGTCGACGTCATTTCGATCTCAATCGGCGGCAGCGACGGCATCTCCTCGCCGTACTACCTCGATCCAATCGCGATTGGCTCATACGGCGCCGTTTCGAGAGGGATTTTCGTCTCCTCCTCGGCTGGCAACGACGGGCCTAATGGAATGTCGGTGACTAACCTCGCTCCCTGGCTCACCACCGTCGGAGCTGGAACGATTGATCGGAATTTCCCGGCGGATGTGATTCTCAAGGATGGGAGAAACTTCTCCGGCGTGTCGCTTTACGCCGGAAAGCCGCTAAAAGGCAAAATGTACCATCTCATTTATCCGGGGAAATTCGGTTTAATCTCTGCTTCTCTCTGTTTAGAAAACTCTCTCGATCCTAATCATATTAGGGGCAAAATCGTAATCTGCGACCGCGGCAGCAGTCCACGTGTCGCGAAGGGATTGGTGGTAAAAAAAGCTGGAGGCGTCGGAATGATCCTCGCCAACGGAGCTTCCAGCGGCGAGGGATTAGTCGGAGACGCTCATTTGATCCCAACCTGCGCAGTTGGCTTCTCCGACGGAGTTCGAATAAAGGCGTATTTAGCTTCCAATCCTAAAGCAAAAGCAACCATCAAATTCCGCGGCACAGTTGTCGGAACCAAGCCGGCGCCGGTGGTGGCGTCATTCTCCGGGAGAGGTCCGAACGGGCAGAATCCGGAGATCCTAAAACCAGATCTGATCGCCCCCGGCGTCAACATCTTAGCTGCGTGGACCGATGCAGTCGGTCCGACGGGTCTGGATTCGGATAATCGGAAAGCAGAATTCAACATTTTATCCGGAACCTCCATGGCTTGCCCTCACGTGAGCGGCGCCGCGGCGCTGCTCAAATCGGCTCATCCTGATTGGAGCCCGGCGGTGATCAGATCGGCAATGATGACGACGGCGAGCGTGGTGGACAATTCAATGAATCCGATGATCAACGAGGAGAGCAAAAAAGCGGCGAATCCCTACGATTACGGCGCAGGGCACTTGAATCTGGATCTAGCCATGGATCCGGGGCTGGTTTACGATCTGAGCAACGACGACTATGTGAGTTTCCTCTGCGCGATTCAGTACGGGGCGAAGACGATAGAGGTGATCACGCGGTCGCGGGTGAATTGCCCGATGAGGAAGCCGCTGCCGGAGAATCTCAACTATCCGTCGATCGCGGCGGTTTTTGCAAAAGGCGGGAGATCGACGAGCCAGATGTTTTTTCGGATGGTGACGAACGTGGGGGAGGCGAACGCGGTGTACCGGGTCAGGGTCGACCCGCCGAAGGGGGTGGAGGTGAGCGTGAGGCCGAGGAAGCTTGTTTTCTCGGAGATAAACACAAGGCTGGGCTACTATGTAAATGTGACGGTTGACGGGAAGAATTTGGCGGTGGGCGATTCGGGTGTGGTTTTCGGGTCGCTTATTTGGGCGGATGGGAAGCGCATGGTTCGGAGCCCCATTTTGGTGACTCAAGCGGATCCATTCTAG